The DNA window TCGTCGGCGAGTGCGGCCGCGATGGCGACGCCGAGACCGCCGGTGGAGCCCGTGACCAACGCTGTGCGACCCGCGAGACGCGTACTGTTTTGACTCATGAGTCCACACGATTCGCTTCTCAAAATGGACTCGCAAGTCCAGAAATTCACGGCCAAAGGGCGCGCGACGAGGCAGCGGATCATCGAAGGCGCCGCCGCCGAAATACGTGAACAAGGCGTCACGGTGGCGACCCTCGAAGACATTATGGCGCGCACCGAGACCTCGAAAAGCCAGCTGTTCCATTACTTCCCGGATGGTAAGGAGCAGTTGCTCCTGGCCGTTGCCACACACGAGGCGCAACAGGTTCTCGACGACCAGCAGCCCTATCTCGGGGAGTTGACGTCGTGGGCGGCGTGGCAACGATGGCGCGACGCCGTGGTGGACCGTTACCGGCGGCAGGGCCAGAACTGCCCGCTGTCGGTGTTGATGTCGGAGATCGGGCGCACGACTCCCGGCGCGCAGGCGGTGACGTCAGCGTTGATGCGGCAGTGGCACGACGAGGTCGCCGCGGGTGTGCGGCACATGCAATCCGACGACAAGGTGTCGGACGAACTCAACGCCGACCGGGTGGCCGCTGCTCTGCTCGCAGGGATCCAGGGTGGCGTCGGCATCATGCTGGCCACCGGCGACCTCGGTTACCTCGAGGCCGCCCTCGATGTGGGGATCGCTTCGCTGCGACCCTGACCCGCGTGGGGTTATCCCCAATCACGGTTTTATCCACAGGTTGGGTTTGAGCTGGGGTTTCGTGTCGGCATCGTGGGTAGCGTCGGAGGCATGTTCAATCACCTCGTCGACACCGCCCTCGGTAGTCGGGCTCCGGCCGCGGTTGGGGCGTGGGCGTGGGTGGAAAACGCCGCCTGCGCCCGGCGGCTGTCGGCGATGGCCGATGAACTCGACGCCATGCTGGCCGCTGATGGCTCTGAAGAACGCGAGCAGTGGTGTCTGGACAACTGGGACGTCGTCGCCGCCTCAGTGGCTGCCGCGCAGAACGTCTCCCTGGGCGTCGCCTCGCATCAACTGTTGATCGCCCACGATCTACGCCGCCGGCTACCCCGGGTGGCGGAGGTGTTCGCCGCCGGCGCCATCACCTACCGCATGGTGG is part of the Mycolicibacterium tusciae JS617 genome and encodes:
- a CDS encoding TetR/AcrR family transcriptional regulator, whose amino-acid sequence is MDSQVQKFTAKGRATRQRIIEGAAAEIREQGVTVATLEDIMARTETSKSQLFHYFPDGKEQLLLAVATHEAQQVLDDQQPYLGELTSWAAWQRWRDAVVDRYRRQGQNCPLSVLMSEIGRTTPGAQAVTSALMRQWHDEVAAGVRHMQSDDKVSDELNADRVAAALLAGIQGGVGIMLATGDLGYLEAALDVGIASLRP